A section of the Cervus canadensis isolate Bull #8, Minnesota chromosome 8, ASM1932006v1, whole genome shotgun sequence genome encodes:
- the CHUK gene encoding inhibitor of nuclear factor kappa-B kinase subunit alpha isoform X2, whose amino-acid sequence MERPPGLRPGAGGPWEMRERLGTGGFGNVCLYQHRELDLKIAIKSCRLELSTKNRERWCHEIQIMKKLNHANVVKACDVPEELNFLINDVPLLAMEYCSGGDLRKLLNKPENCCGLKESQILSLLSDIGSGIRYLHENKIIHRDLKPENIVLQDVGGKIMHKIIDLGYAKDVDQGSLCTSFVGTLQYLAPELFENKPYTATVDYWSFGTMVFECIAGYRPFLHHLQPFTWHEKIKKKDPKCIFACEEMTGEVRFSSHLPQPNSLCSLIVEPMENWLQLMLNWDPQQRGGPVDLTLKQPRCFVLMDHILNLKIVHILNMTSAKIISFLLPPDESLHSLQSRIERETGINTGSQELLSEMGISLDPRKPASQCVLDGVRGCDSYMVYLFDKSKTVYEGPFASRSLSDCVNYIVQDSKIQLPVIQLRKVWAEAVHYVSGLKEDYSRLFQGQRAAMLSLLRYNTNLTKMKNTLISASQQLKAKLEFFHKSIQLDLERYSEQMTYGISSEKMLKAWKEMEEKAIHYAEVGVIGYLEDQIMSLHTEIMELQKSPYGRRQGDLMESLEQRAIDLYKQLKHRPSDHSYSDSTEMVKIIVHTVQSQDRVLKELFGHLSKLLGCKQKIIDLLPKVEMALSNIKEADNTVMFMQGKRQKEIWHLLKIACTQSSARSLGSSLEGVTPQLPPTSAEREHPLSCVGDFSTNDRRKFELSWPFKHYYS is encoded by the exons ATGGAGCGGCCCCCGGGGCTGCGGCCGGGCGCGGGCGGGCCCTGGGAGATGCGGGAGCGGCTGGGCACCGGCGGCTTCGGGAACGTCTGCCTGTATCAACATCGG GAACTTGATCTCAAAATAGCAATTAAGTCTTGTCGCCTAGAGCTAAGTACCAAAAACAGAGAACGGTGGTGCCATGAAATCCAGATCATGAAGAA GTTGAACCACGCCAATGTTGTAAAGGCCTGTGACGTtcctgaggaactgaattttttgaTTAACGATGTGCCTCTTCTagcaatggaatattgttctGGAGGAGATCTCCGGAAG ctaCTCAACAAACCAGAAAATTGCTGTGGACTTAAAGAAAGCCAGATACTTTCTTTACTGAGTGATATAG gATCTGGAATCCGATATTtgcatgaaaacaaaattatacatCGTGATCTAAAACCTGAAAACATAGTTCTTCAGGATGTTGGTGGAAAG ATTATGCATAAAATAATTGATTTGGGATATGCCAAAGATGTTGATCAAGGAAGTCTTTGTACATCTTTTGTGGGAACTTTGCAGTATCTG gcccCAGAGCTCTTTGAGAATAAGCCTTATACAGCCACTGTTGATTACTGGAGCTTTGGGACCATGGTGTTTGAGTGTATTGCTGGATATAGGCCTTTTTTGCATCATCTGCAGCCATTTACCTG GCATGAGAAGATTAAGAAGAAGGATCCAAAGTGTATATTTGCATGTGAAGAAATGACAGGAGAAGTTCGGTTTAGTAGCCATTTACCTCAACCAAATAGCCTTTGTAG TTTAATAGTAGAACCCATGGAAAACTGGCTGCAGTTGATGCTAAACTGGGATCCTCAGCAGAGAGGAGGACCTGTTGATCTTACTTTGAAGCAGCCAAGATGTTTTGTATTAATGGATCACATTCTGAATTTGAAG ATAGTACATATACTAAATATGACTTCTGCCAAGATAATTTCTTTTCTGTTACCACCTGATGAAAGTCTTCATTCACTACAGTCTCGTATTGAGCGGGAAACTGGAATAAACACTGGTTCTCAAGAGCTTCTTTCAGAGATGGGAATTTCTCTGGATCCTCGGAAACCAGCCTCTCAGTGTGTTCTGGATGGAGTT agggGCTGTGATAGCTATATGGTTTATTTGTTTGATAAAAGTAAGACTGTATATGAAGGACCATTTGCTTCCAGAAGTTTATCTGACTGTGTAAATTATATTG TGCAGGACAGCAAAATACAGCTTCCAGTTATCCAGCTGCGTAAAGTATGGGCTGAAGCAGTACACTATGTGTCTGGGCTGAAAGAAGACTACAGCAGGCTCTTTCAGGGACAGAGAGCAGCCAT GTTAAGTCTTCTTAGATATAATACTAACTTGACCAAAATGAAGAATACTTTGATCTCAGCATCTCAGCAACTGAAAGCTAAATTGGAGTTTTTTCATAAAAGCATTCAGCTTGACTTGGAAAGATATAGTGAGCAGATGACTTACGGGATAT cctcagaaaaaatgttaaaagcatggaaagaaatggaagaaaaggcTATCCACTATGCTGAG GTGGGTGTTATTGGATACCTGGAGGATCAGATCATGTCCCTGCACACTGAAATCATGGAGCTACAGAAGAGCCCCTACGGACGACGTCAGGGAGACTTGATGGAATCTCT GGAACAGCGTGCAATTGATCTATATAAGCAGTTAAAGCACAGACCTTCAG ATCACTCCTACAGCGACAGCACGGAGATGGTGAAAATCATTGTGCATACTGTGCAGAGTCAGGACCGGGTTCTCAAGGAGCTGTTTGGTCATCTGAG CAAGTTGTTGGGCTGTAAGCAGAAGATTATTGATCTACTGCCCAAGGTGGAAATGGCCCTCAGTAACATCAAAGAAGCTGACAATACTGTCATGTTTATGCagggaaagaggcagaaagaaataTGGCATCTCCTTAAAATTGCCTGT acaCAGAGTTCTGCTCGGTCTCTAGGATCCAGTCTAGAAGGTGTAACCCCTCAGCTGCCTCCAACTTCAGCAGAACGTGAACATCCTCTGTCATGCGTG GGAGACTTTAGCACAAATGATAGAAGAAAATTTGAACTGTCTTGGCCATTTAAGCACTATTATTCatga
- the LOC122446047 gene encoding GTPase KRas codes for MTEYKLVVVGAGGVGKSALTIQLIQNHFVDEYDPTIEDSYRKQVVIDGETCLLDILDTAGQEEYSAMRDQYMRTGEGFLCVFAINNTKSFEDIHHYREQIKRVKDSEDVPMVLVGNKCDLPSRTVDTKQAQDLARSYGIPFIETSAKTRQGVDDAFYTLVREIRKHKEKMSKDGKKKKKKSKTKCIIM; via the coding sequence ATGACTGAATATAAACTTGTGGTAGTTGGAGCTGGTGGCGTAGGCAAGAGTGCCTTGACGATACAGCTAATTCAGAATCACTTTGTGGATGAATATGATCCTACGATAGAGGATTCCTACAGGAAACAAGTAGTAATTGATGGAGAAACCTGTCTCTTGGATATTCTCGACACAGCAGGTCAAGAGGAGTACAGTGCAATGAGGGACCAGTACATGAGGACTGGGGAGGGCTTTCTTTGTGTATTTGCCATAAATAATACTAAATCATTTGAAGATATTCACCATTATagagaacaaataaaaagagTTAAAGACTCTGAAGATGTACCTATGGTTCTAGTAGGAAATAAATGTGATTTGCCTTCTAGAACAGTAGACACAAAACAGGCTCAGGACTTAGCAAGAAGTTACGGAATTCCTTTTATTGAAACATCAGCAAAGACAAGACAGGGTGTTGACGATGCCTTCTATACATTAGTTCGAGAAATtcgaaaacataaagaaaagatgagcaaagatggtaaaaagaagaaaaagaagtcaaagacaaagtgtataattatgtaa
- the CHUK gene encoding inhibitor of nuclear factor kappa-B kinase subunit alpha isoform X1 encodes MERPPGLRPGAGGPWEMRERLGTGGFGNVCLYQHRELDLKIAIKSCRLELSTKNRERWCHEIQIMKKLNHANVVKACDVPEELNFLINDVPLLAMEYCSGGDLRKLLNKPENCCGLKESQILSLLSDIGSGIRYLHENKIIHRDLKPENIVLQDVGGKIMHKIIDLGYAKDVDQGSLCTSFVGTLQYLAPELFENKPYTATVDYWSFGTMVFECIAGYRPFLHHLQPFTWHEKIKKKDPKCIFACEEMTGEVRFSSHLPQPNSLCSLIVEPMENWLQLMLNWDPQQRGGPVDLTLKQPRCFVLMDHILNLKIVHILNMTSAKIISFLLPPDESLHSLQSRIERETGINTGSQELLSEMGISLDPRKPASQCVLDGVRGCDSYMVYLFDKSKTVYEGPFASRSLSDCVNYIVQDSKIQLPVIQLRKVWAEAVHYVSGLKEDYSRLFQGQRAAMLSLLRYNTNLTKMKNTLISASQQLKAKLEFFHKSIQLDLERYSEQMTYGISSEKMLKAWKEMEEKAIHYAEVGVIGYLEDQIMSLHTEIMELQKSPYGRRQGDLMESLEQRAIDLYKQLKHRPSDHSYSDSTEMVKIIVHTVQSQDRVLKELFGHLSKLLGCKQKIIDLLPKVEMALSNIKEADNTVMFMQGKRQKEIWHLLKIACTQSSARSLGSSLEGVTPQLPPTSAEREHPLSCVVTPQDGETLAQMIEENLNCLGHLSTIIHEANEKQGNSMMSLDWSWLTE; translated from the exons ATGGAGCGGCCCCCGGGGCTGCGGCCGGGCGCGGGCGGGCCCTGGGAGATGCGGGAGCGGCTGGGCACCGGCGGCTTCGGGAACGTCTGCCTGTATCAACATCGG GAACTTGATCTCAAAATAGCAATTAAGTCTTGTCGCCTAGAGCTAAGTACCAAAAACAGAGAACGGTGGTGCCATGAAATCCAGATCATGAAGAA GTTGAACCACGCCAATGTTGTAAAGGCCTGTGACGTtcctgaggaactgaattttttgaTTAACGATGTGCCTCTTCTagcaatggaatattgttctGGAGGAGATCTCCGGAAG ctaCTCAACAAACCAGAAAATTGCTGTGGACTTAAAGAAAGCCAGATACTTTCTTTACTGAGTGATATAG gATCTGGAATCCGATATTtgcatgaaaacaaaattatacatCGTGATCTAAAACCTGAAAACATAGTTCTTCAGGATGTTGGTGGAAAG ATTATGCATAAAATAATTGATTTGGGATATGCCAAAGATGTTGATCAAGGAAGTCTTTGTACATCTTTTGTGGGAACTTTGCAGTATCTG gcccCAGAGCTCTTTGAGAATAAGCCTTATACAGCCACTGTTGATTACTGGAGCTTTGGGACCATGGTGTTTGAGTGTATTGCTGGATATAGGCCTTTTTTGCATCATCTGCAGCCATTTACCTG GCATGAGAAGATTAAGAAGAAGGATCCAAAGTGTATATTTGCATGTGAAGAAATGACAGGAGAAGTTCGGTTTAGTAGCCATTTACCTCAACCAAATAGCCTTTGTAG TTTAATAGTAGAACCCATGGAAAACTGGCTGCAGTTGATGCTAAACTGGGATCCTCAGCAGAGAGGAGGACCTGTTGATCTTACTTTGAAGCAGCCAAGATGTTTTGTATTAATGGATCACATTCTGAATTTGAAG ATAGTACATATACTAAATATGACTTCTGCCAAGATAATTTCTTTTCTGTTACCACCTGATGAAAGTCTTCATTCACTACAGTCTCGTATTGAGCGGGAAACTGGAATAAACACTGGTTCTCAAGAGCTTCTTTCAGAGATGGGAATTTCTCTGGATCCTCGGAAACCAGCCTCTCAGTGTGTTCTGGATGGAGTT agggGCTGTGATAGCTATATGGTTTATTTGTTTGATAAAAGTAAGACTGTATATGAAGGACCATTTGCTTCCAGAAGTTTATCTGACTGTGTAAATTATATTG TGCAGGACAGCAAAATACAGCTTCCAGTTATCCAGCTGCGTAAAGTATGGGCTGAAGCAGTACACTATGTGTCTGGGCTGAAAGAAGACTACAGCAGGCTCTTTCAGGGACAGAGAGCAGCCAT GTTAAGTCTTCTTAGATATAATACTAACTTGACCAAAATGAAGAATACTTTGATCTCAGCATCTCAGCAACTGAAAGCTAAATTGGAGTTTTTTCATAAAAGCATTCAGCTTGACTTGGAAAGATATAGTGAGCAGATGACTTACGGGATAT cctcagaaaaaatgttaaaagcatggaaagaaatggaagaaaaggcTATCCACTATGCTGAG GTGGGTGTTATTGGATACCTGGAGGATCAGATCATGTCCCTGCACACTGAAATCATGGAGCTACAGAAGAGCCCCTACGGACGACGTCAGGGAGACTTGATGGAATCTCT GGAACAGCGTGCAATTGATCTATATAAGCAGTTAAAGCACAGACCTTCAG ATCACTCCTACAGCGACAGCACGGAGATGGTGAAAATCATTGTGCATACTGTGCAGAGTCAGGACCGGGTTCTCAAGGAGCTGTTTGGTCATCTGAG CAAGTTGTTGGGCTGTAAGCAGAAGATTATTGATCTACTGCCCAAGGTGGAAATGGCCCTCAGTAACATCAAAGAAGCTGACAATACTGTCATGTTTATGCagggaaagaggcagaaagaaataTGGCATCTCCTTAAAATTGCCTGT acaCAGAGTTCTGCTCGGTCTCTAGGATCCAGTCTAGAAGGTGTAACCCCTCAGCTGCCTCCAACTTCAGCAGAACGTGAACATCCTCTGTCATGCGTGGTAACTCCTCAAGATGG GGAGACTTTAGCACAAATGATAGAAGAAAATTTGAACTGTCTTGGCCATTTAAGCACTATTATTCatgaagcaaatgaaaaacagGGCAACAGTATGATG AGTCTTGATTGGAGTTGGTTAACAGAATGA